A part of Spirochaetota bacterium genomic DNA contains:
- a CDS encoding flagellar hook-length control protein FliK — protein MVKPVVMDFDFKAQSSHTNKVSEPVTPFISILKETVHNNSETPYLANTKNNDYGIHNDSNYDATRAIDNKNDKNEKEANFNITLNLSQATDRKIADRRNSQKDDGAVQKSDVLQSLVSSLLLTNNSRAIVTDKNIPSAKQNEFKKDVHTRIFPDTSAKPEKFTINDSLTKKVGRESIQDVINQLQKAIDNNSKGKDTKSSDITRLIANLTTLQNAGKKDVLSAQIVPHVVHRNELSDNKNKKVESKSTHDNHLMAFGARSQKTERNSETTIIDAVKQKGKLEEAQPLDKKTPNITERNDSFIQVNNKQLNGTVGATQAKPLVNDELMQLLHKAKVMQEGERTSLTLKLHPESLGKLSVNLGLENGIISGRFIVESQEAKELLQQQLEAIRFELEQSGVHVGDFEVNVKQQRQRDFSEIQATGLHYSENTEYEEASSRYMYHDGVLDVII, from the coding sequence ATGGTAAAACCTGTTGTCATGGATTTTGATTTTAAGGCACAAAGTTCACATACAAATAAAGTAAGTGAACCTGTAACTCCATTCATTTCAATATTGAAAGAAACAGTGCACAATAACAGTGAAACACCATATTTGGCAAATACTAAAAACAACGATTATGGAATACACAATGACAGCAATTATGATGCTACCAGGGCAATAGATAACAAAAATGACAAAAATGAAAAAGAGGCAAATTTTAATATAACTTTGAATCTTTCACAGGCAACAGATAGGAAAATTGCTGATAGGAGGAATTCACAAAAAGATGATGGTGCAGTGCAAAAGTCTGATGTACTGCAATCGTTAGTTTCCTCGTTATTACTGACAAATAATTCGCGGGCGATAGTTACTGATAAAAATATCCCTTCTGCAAAGCAGAATGAATTTAAAAAGGATGTCCATACACGTATTTTCCCCGATACTTCAGCAAAGCCTGAGAAGTTTACTATTAATGATAGTCTTACAAAAAAAGTGGGGAGGGAAAGCATTCAGGATGTTATTAATCAATTGCAGAAAGCCATAGATAATAACAGCAAGGGAAAGGATACAAAAAGCAGCGATATCACCCGGCTGATAGCAAACCTGACGACGTTGCAGAATGCTGGCAAGAAAGATGTGCTCAGTGCTCAGATAGTTCCTCATGTAGTTCATCGCAATGAGCTATCGGACAATAAAAATAAAAAAGTGGAATCAAAATCCACTCATGACAATCACCTTATGGCATTTGGTGCAAGGAGTCAGAAGACTGAACGAAATTCTGAAACTACAATTATTGATGCAGTAAAACAGAAAGGGAAGCTGGAAGAAGCACAACCATTAGATAAAAAAACACCAAACATAACCGAACGCAATGATTCCTTTATTCAGGTAAATAATAAGCAGCTCAATGGCACTGTTGGTGCAACGCAGGCAAAGCCCTTAGTAAATGATGAGCTTATGCAGCTTTTACACAAAGCCAAAGTGATGCAGGAAGGCGAAAGGACAAGCCTAACATTAAAACTACATCCTGAAAGTTTAGGAAAGCTTTCGGTGAATCTGGGGCTTGAGAATGGAATTATCAGCGGACGTTTTATTGTTGAAAGCCAAGAAGCAAAAGAGCTGTTACAGCAGCAACTTGAAGCTATACGCTTTGAACTTGAACAAAGTGGGGTGCACGTGGGTGATTTTGAGGTAAATGTTAAACAACAGCGCCAGCGTGATTTTTCCGAAATTCAGGCTACAGGGCTTCACTATAGTGAAAATACTGAATATGAAGAAGCAAGCAGCCGATATATGTATCATGACGGAGTACTGGACGTTATAATATAA